A genomic region of Miscanthus floridulus cultivar M001 chromosome 3, ASM1932011v1, whole genome shotgun sequence contains the following coding sequences:
- the LOC136542719 gene encoding DEAD-box ATP-dependent RNA helicase 57-like has protein sequence MENSKLSSALFAGTHFDRKRFAADFARFRKGPALPSAAAHSAPSPEKKRKRKSGKAKAKKNKKKRAEDAAAASSDVVEGFSVFKGLANNNAELRSEKVDMRKDEDSVAVRRRKEIEREIERAAVLRKRFDIHIAGQNAPAPLESFEELISRYGCDSYLVGNLSKLGFQEPTPIQRQAVPILLSGRECFACAPTGSGKTLAFLFPLLMKIKPGSKGGVKAVILCPTRELAAQTVRECKKLVKGRKYYIKLMTKELSKSGNFKDMHCDILVSTPLRLDHAVKKRDLDLSSVEYLVLDESDKLFELGFVEVVDSVVEACSNPSIIRCLFSATLPDSIEALAGTIMHDAIRVIVGRKNSASSLIKQKLIFAGTERGKLLALRQSFQESLNPPVLIFVQSKERAKELYKELAFDDVRVDAIHADLNEQQRQDAVDSLRAGKTWVLIATEVIARGMDFKGVNCVINYDFPESAAAYIHRIGRCGRAGRSGEAITFFTEEDKPFLRNIANVLVSSGCEVPSWIMALPKLKRKKHRVDRDPISNLPDED, from the exons aTGGAGAACTCGAAGCTCTCGTCGGCGCTCTTCGCCGGGACCCACTTTGACCGCAAGCGCTTCGCCGCCGACTTCGCCCGGTTCCGTAAAGGCCCGGCTCTCCCATCCGCCGCCGCCCACTCCGCGCCGTCCCCGGAGAAGAAGCGGAAGCGCAAGAGCGGCAAGGCAAAGgcgaagaagaataagaagaagcgAGCCGAAGATGCGGCCGCCGCCTCGTCGG ATGTCGTGGAGGGGTTCAGCGTTTTCAAGGGATTGGCGAATAATAATGCGGAGCTGCGTTCTGAGAAGGTGGATATGAGGAAGGATGAGGATTCGGTGGCTGTGAGGCGGCGGAAGGAGATTGAGAGGGAAATCGAG AGGGCCGCAGTTCTTCGTAAGAGGTTTGACATCCACATTGCCGGGCAAAATGCTCCAGCACCACTTGAGAGCTTTGAAGAATTGATTTCAAG GTATGGTTGTGATTCGTATTTGGTTGGGAACTTGTCAAAACTTGGTTTTCAAGAACCTACACCAATTCAAAGGCAGGCCGTGCCCATTCTTCTTTCG GGTAGGGAATGCTTTGCGTGTGCACCTACTGGTTCTGGCAAGACACTGGCTTTCTTGTTTCCACTTCTTATGAAAATTAAG CCAGGATCAAAAGGTGGTGTTAAAGCCGTGATTCTTTGCCCAACAAGGGAATTGGCTGCACAAACTGTGAGAGAATGCAAGAAGTTGGTTAAGGGGAGGAAGTACTATATTAAATTGATGACCAAAGAACTATCCAAATCAGGGAATTTCAAGGATATGCACTGTGATATCCTTGTTTCCACCCCTCTTCGTTTGGACCATGCTGTAAAGAAAAGAGACCTTGATTTAAGTAG TGTGGAATACCTTGTCTTGGATGAATCTGATAAACTTTTTGAGCTTGGATTTGTTGAAGTGGTTGATTCAGTTGTTGAAGCCTGTTCCAATCCTTCAATAATTCGGTGTCTGTTCAGTGCCACTTTGCCCGATTCAATTGAGGCTCTTGCAGGCACTATAATGCATGATGCCATTCGAGTCATTGTCGGCAGAAA GAATTCGGCCTCCTCACTGATTAAGCAAAAGTTGATTTTCGCTGGAACTGAGAGGGGAAAGTTGCTAGCTCTTCGCCAAAGCTTTCAAGAG TCTCTCAATCCTCCAGTATTGATTTTTGTTCAAAGCAAAGAGAGGGCCAAAGAGCTTTACAAAGAACTGGCATTTGACGACGTTAGAGTTGATGCAATTCATGCAGATCTCAATGAGCAGCAG CGTCAAGATGCTGTTGACAGTTTGAGAGCTGGAAAGACCTGGGTACTGATAGCAACAGAAGTCATTGCCCGAGGAATGGACTTCAAAGGTGTAAACTGCGTGATAAACTATGATTTTCCAGAGTCAGCTGCTGCCTATATTCACAGGATAG GACGATGCGGAAGAGCTGGTAGGTCTGGGGAGGCTATCACGTTCTTCACAGAGGAGGACAAGCCATTTTTGAGGAATATCGCCAATGTGTTGGTATCTTCAGGCTGTGAAGTGCCTTCCTGGATAATGGCACTGCCAAAGCTCAAGCGAAAGAAGCACAGGGTGGATAGGGACCCAATCTCCAACTTACCTGATGAAGATTGA
- the LOC136542720 gene encoding E3 ubiquitin-protein ligase SP1-like isoform X2 produces the protein MMIPWGGVGCYLSAAALYLLGRSSGRDAEVLRSVARAGSMKDLAAILDTASKVLPLVVAVSGRVGSDTPLICQQSGMRGVIVEETAEQHFLKHNDAGSWIQDSAVMLSVSKEVPWYLDDGTGRVYVVGAHSAAGLILTVASEVFEESGRTLVRGTLDYLQGLKMLGVKRTERVLPTGTSLTVVGEAIKDDVGTIRIQRPHKGPFYVSPKSIDQLIMNLGKWAKLYRLASMGFATFGVFLLAKRAIQHFLERKLRHELQKRRRMKLERMGDWVNTSYVLKPGHRFGDLPLASNAGTYPAISTVQ, from the exons ATGATGATCCCGTGGGGCGGCGTGGGGTGTTACCTCAGCGCTGCGGCGCTGTATCTCCTCGGCAGGAGCAGCGGAAG GGATGCAGAGGTGCTGCGGTCGGTGGCGAGGGCTGGCAGCATGAAGGATTTAG CTGCTATCTTGGACACTGCAAGTAAAGTCCTACCTCTTGTAGTTGCTGTCTCTGGGAGAGTTGGTTCAGACACACCACTTATATGCCAACAAAGCGGCATGAGAGGTGTAATCGTTGAGGAAACG GCAGAACAACACTTCCTGAAGCACAACGATGCTGGATCCTGGATTCAAGATTCTGCAGTGATGCTTTCTGTTAGCAAAGAGGTTCCATGGTATCTG gatgatGGAACTGGACGCGTATATGTGGTCGGTGCTCATTCTGCAGCTGGTTTAATTTTAACTGTTGCTAGTGAGGTTTTTGAGGAGTCAGGGAGGACTCTTGTACGTGGAACTCTAGATTATTTACAAGGGTTGAAG ATGCTGGGAGTAAAGCGAACTGAAAGGGTTCTTCCAACCGGAACCTCATTGACGGTTGTTGGTGAG GCCATTAAAGATGATGTTGGAACTATTCGAATTCAGCGACCACATAAAGGACCCTTTTATGTATCACCAAAAAGCATTGATCAACTTATTATGAATCTTGGAAAATGGGCCAA GTTATACCGCCTTGCTTCAATGGGCTTTGCAACATTTGGTGTCTTCCTTCTTGCAAAGCGTGCAATACAACATTTTCTAGAAAGAAAGCTCCGACATGAACTGCAAAAAAG ACGTCGCATGAAATTGGAAAGGATGGGTGATTGGGTGAATACGTCGTATGTTCTTAAGCCTGGACACAGATTCGGTGACTTGCCTCTTGCAAGTAACGCCGGGACTTACCCTGCCATATCCACCGTCCAATGA
- the LOC136542720 gene encoding E3 ubiquitin-protein ligase SP1-like isoform X1: MMIPWGGVGCYLSAAALYLLGRSSGRDAEVLRSVARAGSMKDLAAILDTASKVLPLVVAVSGRVGSDTPLICQQSGMRGVIVEETAEQHFLKHNDAGSWIQDSAVMLSVSKEVPWYLDDGTGRVYVVGAHSAAGLILTVASEVFEESGRTLVRGTLDYLQGLKMLGVKRTERVLPTGTSLTVVGEAIKDDVGTIRIQRPHKGPFYVSPKSIDQLIMNLGKWAKLYRLASMGFATFGVFLLAKRAIQHFLERKLRHELQKRVLNAAAQRQAREAEGSNGSSDTEPNSKKDQLVLDICVICLEQEYNAVFVPCGHMCCCMACSSHLTNCPLCRRRIDQAVRTFRH; encoded by the exons ATGATGATCCCGTGGGGCGGCGTGGGGTGTTACCTCAGCGCTGCGGCGCTGTATCTCCTCGGCAGGAGCAGCGGAAG GGATGCAGAGGTGCTGCGGTCGGTGGCGAGGGCTGGCAGCATGAAGGATTTAG CTGCTATCTTGGACACTGCAAGTAAAGTCCTACCTCTTGTAGTTGCTGTCTCTGGGAGAGTTGGTTCAGACACACCACTTATATGCCAACAAAGCGGCATGAGAGGTGTAATCGTTGAGGAAACG GCAGAACAACACTTCCTGAAGCACAACGATGCTGGATCCTGGATTCAAGATTCTGCAGTGATGCTTTCTGTTAGCAAAGAGGTTCCATGGTATCTG gatgatGGAACTGGACGCGTATATGTGGTCGGTGCTCATTCTGCAGCTGGTTTAATTTTAACTGTTGCTAGTGAGGTTTTTGAGGAGTCAGGGAGGACTCTTGTACGTGGAACTCTAGATTATTTACAAGGGTTGAAG ATGCTGGGAGTAAAGCGAACTGAAAGGGTTCTTCCAACCGGAACCTCATTGACGGTTGTTGGTGAG GCCATTAAAGATGATGTTGGAACTATTCGAATTCAGCGACCACATAAAGGACCCTTTTATGTATCACCAAAAAGCATTGATCAACTTATTATGAATCTTGGAAAATGGGCCAA GTTATACCGCCTTGCTTCAATGGGCTTTGCAACATTTGGTGTCTTCCTTCTTGCAAAGCGTGCAATACAACATTTTCTAGAAAGAAAGCTCCGACATGAACTGCAAAAAAG GGTTCTTAATGCAGCAGCACAAAGACAAGCTAGAGAAGCTGAAG GGAGCAATGGTTCATCGGACACAGAGCCTAACAGTAAAAAAGACCAATTAGTGTTGGACATATGTGTCATATGCCTTGAGCAAGAGTACAATGCTGTTTTTGTGCC GTGCGGTCACATGTGTTGCTGTATGGCATGCTCTTCACATTTGACAAACTGCCCACTTTGCCGGAGAAGAATTGACCAAGCTGTTAGAACATTCCGCCATTGA